TATTATTGGCTGGTTTACAAGGAGTTGGGAAAACAACTGTTTGTGCAAAATTGGCTTATTATCTTAAGAAACAGGTTTACTTTCGAAAGTTCCCCTTTTCTGTGTAGAGTTGTTGCGTATGTAATGGTTATGAGTAGACTAATCTAGTTTGTTACTCAACCTTGCTGACACTTGTGACATAACATTGACCACAGGGGAAGAGTTGCATGCTGGTTGCTGGAGATGTGTACAGACCGGCTGCTATTGACCAACTTGTTATTTTGGGTGAACAGGTATAGGTACTCTTTTTTGTTTCCTGTTTGTGAATGAAGTTTTGGAGTGGGGTTATATagtttattcttcttcttttattttattttttaaattttgtgattAGATAGataattttattcattcttaCATAATGTTATAGCTTGTGACAGGTGAATGTGCCTGTTTATGCAGCAGGGACTGAGGTTAAACCTTCGGAAATAGCCAAGCAAGGTTTAGAagaggcaaaaaagaaaaacatagatGTAGTAATAATGGATACTGCTGGAAGGCTTCAGGTAGTACTTCTTCTATGTCATTTGTAATGATTTTGGAGATAATTCTAAGATAAAGTTCATGATGTCAGCTGGTTTACTCATTTATGATCTTTGCTGGCATCTATTCCATTTATAAAAGAACAGATAGACAAAGGAATGATGGATGAGCTGAAAGAAGTGAAGCGGGCATTGAATCCCACAGAAGTTTTGCTTGTTGTTGATGCAATGACTGGACAAGAAGCTGCAGGTACTTATACTTTCTTTTTACTCATTGGGAAATGAAATCATTTCAGGGTCTATATGGGAGGTATGTATGAATTTAGGTaattatttttgtgtgtaaCTTGGCTTCTGATGTAATGAGTTAATTACTTCCAAAGTTTAATGTCACTCTCACCCTCTTCTTTGGGAGTTTACAGCCTTAGTGACAACATTCAATCTAGAGATCGGAATTACAGGAGCCATTTTGACAAAGCTGGACGGGGATTCTAGAGGTGGAGCAGCTTTAAGTGTTAAAGAGGTTTGCTTTATCATCCTTATGTTTTCCATCCTTGATGTTATCCAAATGAGTTGCTTGTTCAATATAGAATTTGCCATCCCTCTTTCCCTTGATCTTTGTAATCTATCAGTCATGTTTGCAATATCATAAATCTGTTAATTTTAGGGTGCCTTTAAATCTAGTTctataatttgaaattctcaaatgtaatatttattttaaaaaatttgtgataatttacCATGCAAATTGTTCCatttatagattatataattttttttaatgagactATAGTCTTTAGGCATGACTGTAGGGAACTTAGCCAGCTATTATAAAACAATTtgacttagaaaatttttttttggtgagccGAGAATGGAATAAGACTGTTCAATTTGTTTAAAGTTACAACTTAATGCATCAAATCTATAAGCACTCCAACAACCTCCCCAGTTCCCTTCCCCCCCCACTCCACACACATGCTCTGACACATGCACTCATAATCAAGTGATGCTTGGAATGCACGTGTGCATGCAAGCTTGCTTCACATAAGTTTTAGCTGTTATGTGGTAGGTTTCTGCGGCCCTTTTCCAAAATGTagcaagattttttttcaataaattgtgTTTCACAACTTCACATTATTGACTGCTTCATTGAGAATGTATATACCATTTTGACATGCCATTTGAAAATATCTTTAGATTATGTGTCTCATTTGTGCTCCTTTGAATATTTGAGTAGTTGAAGATTGTTGCAAAATTATTACCATTtcttaaatgacttttttttttttttttttgcaaatcaTTGTTGTagtttttaagttatttatctAATTATACAAAAGTTCACTGCAGAGAATATTGTAGTTTATCTTTGTAATTACTATAGTTGGGTGGTGGCAGGTATCAGGAAAGCCAATCAAGCTTGTAGGGCGGGGAGAACGTATGGAGGACCTTGAACCCTTCTACCCAGATCGCATGGCAGGACGTATCTTAGGAATGGGGGATGTCCTTTCCTTTGTGGAGAAGGCACAAGAAGTTGTAAGTTTTAGGAAATTCCATTTCTTAATTATATGAATGGAAAAATATTGCGATGGAATTGTTGATTTGAATTGTCTATCTAGATGAAACAAGAAGATGCTGAAGAGCTGCAAAAGAAGATAATGAGTGCAAAGTTCGACTTCAATGATTTCCTAAAGCAAACTCGAGCTGTTGCACGTATGGGTTCCATGACTCGTGTTTTAGGAATGATCCCTGGTATGGGGAAGGTATGAAAGACTggtttccaatttttcttctttagtcTTTTTGGTGGGtagtttttttgcattttggtgCTTCAAATTATGCATTCTTCCACAAATAGCTTGAGAAAGCATTTTGAGGCAGTTCAGGAGGCCATTTCTAGTTTTATGATGAAGCAGAAGTGTGACAAGATAATGGGAGGAATGATTGAGGCAGTTCAAgtcatttttttagtattattatttgtttttaactGTGGAGTTTTCTTCCCTATATATGTGCAATCAGGTTACTCCTGCACAAATTCGAGAAGCAGAGAAGAGTTTAAAGATAATGGAAGGAATGATTGAAGCAATGACCCCtggtctcttcatctctctgcttttttgaaagtatttttataaataatactTGATCTAGCATCTCTTGTTAACCCCTGTTATCACTCCCCAGTGATTGTAGCAACGTTCCTTCTTTGCTTCCTATATAAATTACTGAAGTCggtttagtttttcttttctgaggTTATAATTGTCTATTTTAATTACAGAGGAGAGGGAGAAGCCAGAATTGTTGGCAGAATCTCCTGTCAGGCGGAAAAGAGTTGCTCAAGAGTCTGGAAAAACAGAGCAGCAGGTATGTTCGTTGCAATTGATGTAAGATTGCTAAAGTGATTTCGTTTTAAGTGCCTCAAAAAGCAGGGTTTTCTATtgttgttttataaaattttggtcGTATTACTTGTTAATGCTAAGGCTCTATACTTAAGGGATGTTATTTATGACATGAATATTAGGTGAACCAACTTGTTGCACAACTCTTCCAAATGCGTGTTCGTATGAAGAATTTGATGGGTGCAATGGAAGGTGGATCCATTCCTGCACTGAGCAATCTTGAGGAGGCGATAAAAAGTGAACAGAAGGTGCCTTATTTGCTTGTGTTCTTTGAGTGTATTCATATGACTTGACTTTACAATATGTGGTCAACTATTGATTCCATTATgcatttgttatgaaaatattgagGCACCGTGGTGTTACCAGATGTGCTGCTTATACTAACTAGGACAGAGTAAGCATGCTGCAGGTTATACCCTTGTTGGAAGTAACTACACAAAGTTtgaacattttaaagaatactCTATATACAATAGCATCATATAAAATGCTTGATCCTTTTCACCagttctctcttttctcaaaGAAGTTTCAAGGAACATAACAAATTTGCTTGCCATTCTTTGGTGCTAACAGACTTTTTGCAGCTTTGGTACTGTTAGGGGTATACTTTTAATTTCAAACTTAATGATTTGGGTTTTACATCTGTATTAGGCTCCTCCTGGTACTGCAAGGAGGAAGAGGAGATCGGACTCAAGGAAGAAGTTTGTAGATGCTGCCTCAACAAGGTCAAGTCCTCGTGGTTTTGGGGCAGGGAACTAATTACTAAGACAGTGCTGCGGTAGAGACTTCAGGTCAATTGATTATAGGCTCTCAATTTGTTACTCTGGTGAGATGTCTCTACTAAACCTCTTTGAAGGTGAAGTATTCAAGGTTCTCTGAGATGGGCGGATTCATTGCTTTTCCATCAAGAATGTGGCACTTGTGCAAATGTTCCTGCATCTTTATATGTAACTTAACACCATGTACATGAACATGTCTTGTTTACAAGTTGGATGTGTTATGTGTATTTGTAATGCATCATTGCTTgagataaaaaaatgtcaaaatattaaaattctttcTCAATCACTGTTAGAAAGTGTTATATGGGTCTGGCAACTTGAAAACCTGCAATAAAGTTTGTGACTGTATCTCTGGTTTTCACCTATAGAGTTGTCTCTAAATAGTCATTaggtttagaaaaaaatttgcattaCCATTTAAATCTGATGGTAagcaaaaattaataatgattTCAGTTGGAGGGCACTTTGCACCAACAGTAGTCCTCAATGGGATGAACAGCCAAGGAGTCTACTATCTATAATACTACCTTAGTTTACAAATTTCCCAGTAGTCAACCTATTCTATGCTCTTAAAATGTTTCTGTtgttatttctcaaaaaaaaaaaaatgtttctgttaaggggaaaaaaatctgTAATCAACCATTGCCAATTGGGATAATTTCATCTGTCAATTTCTGCACCTATTGATGTGGCTTGCTGATTGGAGAAATAAGCGTGAAGATATCCGGTAAATCCAGCATATGCTGTATCTCTCTTACTACGTGCAAGTTTCATTCgattgtgagattttttttctttttttttttcgattgtGAGATTTAAATATTATGAGTTTCATTCGACTGTGAGATTTAAATATAATGAGAGGAATGCTACATATCAGGATGCttgaaataattattgaaaaagatgaCCTTAAAGGCTCAAACCTTAGCCTCTAGgcgattcttttttctttttttaaaaaaatttatttaattatggaAATAGCTGAAAAGGGTAATTTCGTCAGTGTAAAATCCAGAATTAGTTAACTCCGACAGTTTTCCCGGGCAGTTAAGAACAAAGTAGAGACAGTCGTTGTGACACATGCACATATAACCTCTTTGAAGCATCTGGGCTGTTGACACGTGTCCGTACTATTGCTTTCTTCAGGTATGAAAAACCCAACCTCACAACCTAAATTCTCCTTTTACCTCTCACTCACTTCCTCTCcaatagaaaaaagaaacaaagaaatccCAAACTGAATCCGAAACTTTCATATCGAAGAAATGGCAAGCCAAGAAGAAGCTACTCAAGCCTCTGATTTGACATTTCCAGCAGCCAACGTTGACAAAGATTTGAGTGTTCAAAATAACAAGAGTCTTGAAGTTGATCCCAAATCGTCTGAAGTGGCAACCTCGTTGGAGATCGAGGTACATACATTTGGTTTTCtgctttgttttgattttgatgattATGATTAATTACATGCATATAGTCCTTAGTCTGCAAGTTTCATACCATTTAATTTTTCTGTCGTGAGATCTTGTCACCCCTGATTTTGCACCTCGATTATTTCACATGggattttcaattgaaattgaagatgagctttttttttttttcttttttttctttttttttttcaatttatttatttattaatacgATACTTACAAATGAGGCAgagatttgaatcctaaatatttatggtagaaatacaaaatatttttatttagaacattataaataaataatttgatacttATAATGAGGTGAAagatttaaatattatatatctCT
The DNA window shown above is from Quercus lobata isolate SW786 chromosome 7, ValleyOak3.0 Primary Assembly, whole genome shotgun sequence and carries:
- the LOC115953110 gene encoding signal recognition particle 54 kDa protein, chloroplastic codes for the protein MEAVQFSTVASSRQFSAASHSHSFSSLTRGQNQARKPPSSKLWTGSTTNSTASLSSRNLFSREVWGWVNSKSVTSVRRGDRRGLVVRAEMFGQLTSGLEAAWNKLKGEEVLTKENIVEPMRDIRRALLEADVSLPVVRRFVQAVSEQAVGVGLIRGVKPDQQLVKVVRDELVKLMGGEVSELVFAKSGPTVILLAGLQGVGKTTVCAKLAYYLKKQGKSCMLVAGDVYRPAAIDQLVILGEQVNVPVYAAGTEVKPSEIAKQGLEEAKKKNIDVVIMDTAGRLQIDKGMMDELKEVKRALNPTEVLLVVDAMTGQEAAALVTTFNLEIGITGAILTKLDGDSRGGAALSVKEVSGKPIKLVGRGERMEDLEPFYPDRMAGRILGMGDVLSFVEKAQEVMKQEDAEELQKKIMSAKFDFNDFLKQTRAVARMGSMTRVLGMIPGMGKVTPAQIREAEKSLKIMEGMIEAMTPEEREKPELLAESPVRRKRVAQESGKTEQQVNQLVAQLFQMRVRMKNLMGAMEGGSIPALSNLEEAIKSEQKAPPGTARRKRRSDSRKKFVDAASTRSSPRGFGAGN
- the LOC115954096 gene encoding uncharacterized protein LOC115954096 is translated as MASQEEATQASDLTFPAANVDKDLSVQNNKSLEVDPKSSEVATSLEIEQQAEVEQKGKEKKKKDALQTLKTTILVSAVIVAVAGVVFAVTKKLREK